In the Populus trichocarpa isolate Nisqually-1 chromosome 1, P.trichocarpa_v4.1, whole genome shotgun sequence genome, CACCAGAAATCACGGTCTTCTTGTCACTAACCCACAAAAATCTCAACACAAACTCCAAACTAAAAGCCATGCCAAACCAAACCATCTTTAGAAGTCTCAAAATAACCCCTCTCCAATCCTGCTGTTTCCCTTCCTTCCCACAATCCGGCCTCCTCCCAGTGACCAAAGTAGGTATCGCCTCAGGATCGCTCGCTGTCCTGCAGCTTGCCAAAAACATTGACATCAAAGAGATCCCATCTCCCAACGCATGATGAATCCTCATGATAACACACTTTTTCTCCAACATGACGTGGACTTCCCACAAAGGCTTGTTCATGTCAAGTGGAGTACTAACTGATAAATCAGCTATATATTCATTCACTGCTttatcaacatcatcatcatcatcatcatcatcatcagtacATGTCTTTTTGTTTACAATAATGAAGTGCTGATCGATATCGATATCTGTTTTTTTCCAGTGCTCCCGTCCATTCTTGTCACGTACTAGGAGGCTGCAAAATCTTGGGTGCTTGAGCATGAGAGAATTCTTGATTACTGATCTTGTGGAGTCTATGTCTATCTTGTTTTTTACACCAAATACACAGTGGATTACGGTATTCATTTCTGGTAGGAGGAATAGTCTGCCTGCCGGAGTTACAGGCTCGACGGAGTCACTTTCCGGTGGAGCCATTGGGGAGGTAGAGAGGAGGGGGACAGTGGAATTTAGTTTGGTCGGTAATTGGCGATTCTGACTTGTGCACATGAGGgcacattaattaataattaatgagaGGGTGtgagttttcaaaatttttaattatttttttatttttatattatttaaatatcttaatattaaaaataaattttaaatatatatatatatatatatattatttcaatatatttttaaataaaaaaattaaaaaatattcattactaTGGTTAAAAACaccttttattatcatttttaatttttttctttttcatcatgaATACCGATATTTATTGTAATTCTGAAggtatattttttctaaaaaaatattcaaggaaTTCAGTATCTAATTTTCCTATTTTTGTGTGACGAAAGGAGTactcttgtttttatattaaatatcacATTCAttctattgacttttttttttatatttatagttttattttttatatttttttctttcaatttattatcCACGATCTTTcctccaatttttattttaatatcttatttttttaatctaataacCTGCTCCAGTCGGCCCACCTGGGTCAGAGCCCAAAGAGCAGGTCCTCACATTGTCCGaggacaaataaaataaaataaaataaattgctgGCTGAATCTAAGATTTGGAAAGTAGATGGCATGCTTcgtctaattgttttttttatgatcacgATCAGAATCAGACTTGATAGGTGAAATATATAGGCATGGCAAgtgcttttttttatctaaaaaaatataaaattaatacctcgggttataattttaattaaataaataaattgattttatttgaattatattaaaaaaaatgataacaaataaaataatataaatataaagaaaaaaaaacaatcacggtaacattaaaaaaaattattcaaaaacaaaaaaaattatttatctagttgtgtttaataaatttgtttattaaaattaatttttaatagaaatcgacacatacataaaatttattaaataaaataaaataaaaaaaatattttacaaggctgcacatattaaaaagtttataaatttataagaaataaatatttaatctatataaaatagataagaaaaattacaaataaattatactaacctcctaacaaaaactaaacacactcaatataataaaaaaaataattatttttaaaaaagctagaaAAGCCACACAAAAATCACGGAGAAGGGGTATTaactaaaacataaataaaaaaattatatttaaaaaatatataaagatattaataaaaaattaaaattaaaaaaaataagccaaGATATTGTTGGATCTAATAAGCTAGGCCAAGCGCTAACCCATCAAGAAAAAACCCGTGCACGTGCTTCCTAGGTTAAGCACGCGgccctttgtttttcttcttagttCAATAGGCAAatgaccggaaaaaaaaaaaaaacaacacatcatTTGAAATTCCTTAAATTCGGCCACTGGTGGCCTATAAAAAATAgagtttatggttttttcatccaaaaccCCATTTtgaaccttttgttttttctacttAGAACACCCAGGAAATATTCTATGAGCCTTTTTAAACTAATTCATAGcctttaaaaacatcaaaaaaaatcctcaaaaccctaaatcaaacgaaaactaaaaatatttacaaactcaaatatatttttgtaatagtcttcaaggtaaaaaaaaacattcattatatatatatataaaaaaaaaacatgctattaGTTTCAAATCTAGGCTCAAAATGCCCAATCATGTAAGAACTAaaaattgagaatcaaattgaaagttttgaaaaagATACACTATCACAATCAATGGTGAATTAGAGAGAGTGAACAATaaaaattgcttaaaaaaaaaaacattgatgaatAACTTGCATTACCAGATTTCCAATTTGATCAAACTTTATGTGAACAGTATCTGTTAAGATCCTCAGGCCCACAAGTATGCAGAACAATCACGGCATCACATGATCTGATACAACACAACGCTGAGCTAAACCAAAATCTATTACGCGACGTTATCGTTGAAGTTGCAATGTTGACATCAGAAAACGACAATCGCATCCAAAGAACACGATCAATTTCTGAACCACCAGGCCAAATTTTTAAGGCTAGAGCTTATTTCTTTTCCGCCCTCACCATCACTCATTTAGCGTCGAAGAACTGGAAATTTGtgcaaatcaaagaaacaatCCGTCTGGCGGCCCCGTAATGTAATGGTCAGTGCAACTGTGCTCTATGTAAATTAACACCAGAATAATGATACTTCACTGCTGGCTCAAGAGCGTCACTTATAAAAAGCCTCCACCGCCGGTGACCAAAATAAGCCCCCGGTTGAATGCGAAGGGTCATCAACCCCTGTTTCAAAATTTCCATGGCCAGATAAAAcagcaaaaaggaaaaagaaaacgagaaaaaaaaaaaaggaaaagaaaaggagttccCTTCTACGCCAAAGCGGATTTTAAAAActcagtaaaaatattttaaactgttATCATTACTATAATCTTAAATATACCCTTACagtttgaaaaagaagaaggacaaAGCACACATCTGGTCCTACAAATTGAATGTGATTTTCAACCAAGTCCCCAGACAAAATAAACTGTCTATCGGTTCTCTCTATCAACCGTTTCATAAccccaaaaattaaaatttatgattttatttttatgacatTATCCATTAAGTGAAAAAAGTCTTAAGGTAGGGTTTAATCAGGTAATTCTCAAAAGAAAGGGGTGTCGATTGAGAATTGGTGTTCATGAGGGTCCCATTCATGGAATAATACCGAAcaataattatgagatttacTATACCAACCAATCAAATCATTTGGTTGCGGCATGAGAACTTTTCAACAACCAGGCACGCAAAGCAAACATCAAGTTTTTGTATTTCCTCGCTGTGGTAGAGCCGGTCCTCGCATGCAGacaatttaaagtttaaacaatGACACAAGGCCCCACTTAAGAAAAGGACTCTTCAAAAATAAGTAAGGTGTAATTAATTATCAtacatgttttataaaataaaaattattcttatttagTACAAGACTTCTTAGGTTCTTCAAGGTCCCATGTgtcaaacacaaataaaacatttaaacaaatatttcctagatattttaaaaaatctcatttataattttgctgaaaatccttattcatattaatatttcttaGATATTTTGCATTACGAAGCAACGCCATAAAAAGCATTCATATTAGTGATATCATTGCCTgtattaaacaatgataacattGATTTTCACCCATCATCAAATTAGTTAGGTTACTcgtgtttattttatatataaagttttatatacaaatttttttaatttatttttataatttaaaaaatttaagttgaggtaaatttttttatatatgaaaataatcaaataaatcaaaattatatatgcaaataaatgaataaaaaatacttaacgatacttaaaaataaaacttgaaaaattaagataaatgtGTAAgtaaagatatttaatatcgaaAGATAAGACATTTACTcggttgtgtttgctaaatttatttattaaaatatttttttattcatgcaaatgataatagaaataataacacaaattaaattgatcgaacaaaataaaaagggaaaataacATCATGCAAGACtgcacatattataaatattatctgaaaatatttttttattttaaaaactaaagttcatccatacaaaaaataaaaaaaaattatatataaatcaaaaaaactctttaaatttaaatgcataactaaaataataatcatcattttaaaaacaatttaataaaatcaaagaatgaATGAGTACTaatttagatataaaataaaaattttagataaaaaaccattaaaaaatcattaattaaaatttttttaaaaataaagcaaaggCTAGGCGCTACTGGGCCTAACAAGTTAGGCCAGCATGCCTAGCCCATTTTGTGAGGGCCCACGCGActggacctttttttttctttgcaactgGGCGTGGACGACATGTCGTTcaacccaatttaaaaaaaaaaaacaattccctgTTGAGGCCAACGACGCGTCATCTAATTTGCCCAGATTCCAACCACTGTGATGGCCAGAAAATCATGCTcaagttttttacttaaaaacctgttttcaacctatttttttcacCCCAAAACACCTACTAAAACATTGTAGGAACCACAACAAACCTATTTAAGAtcttaaaaaaacccaaaacaccaCTTTAAAAACTGAAATCAACTCACGctcagatctattttttttacgtactttaaaggtaaaaaaacacataatatgaACTCTCCTCATCGAATGGaatcatttgacacaaatatcataTGTTTTGTTGGCCTACATCGGTGTCAACgatacttttctctctctaccaccGGGACCCAATGATCtgtctctcttctctctcaaccaGGAactacaagataaaaaaaatgaactttttataccaaaattgaattggaaaaatattgaggtactaaaattatatcatttgtGTGATTTGtaaagtttaaggatcaaaatgcatattttataaaacttatGACACGCCAcccatgtgaggaaaaaaagttttgttggCCTACATCGGTagcaacaatatttttctctctctaccaccGGAACCCAAtgatctctctcttctttctcaacCAGGAactacaagataaaaaaaaatgaactttttataccaaaattgaattggaaaaatactgaggtactaaaaatatataatttgtgtgATTTGTAAAGTTTAAGGAACAAAgtgtatattttataaaacttatGACACGCCACCCATGTTaggaaaaaaagttttgttggCCTACATCGGTGGCAACgatacttttctctctctaccaccGGAACCTAAtgacctctctctcttctctctcaaccaGGCactacaagataaaaaaaaaatgaactttttataccaaaattgaattggaaaaatgtTGAGGTactaaaattgtataatttatgtgatttttaaagtttaaagatcaaagtgtatattttataaaacttatGACATGCGCTCCCATGTGAGGAAAAAATGGTTTCGCTCATTTCTATTTGAGCCTAGACAAGGGTCTACATGTAGTGGACTAGTTAGGTTAGTTGAGTCTCTTTGAAGATCGTGTCAATTGGGTAAACCGAGCTTCTCGAAAACTATGACAATAGGGCAACCATGCTTTTTTGACACTCCTTAACCTTCCTGGATTTAGTACATCAAAGGTTTGAATAACACCCAAACCTGAGAAAGGAGAGTAGTCTTAGCCCTTGTTTGGGAGTGCGGTCCAAACAAagatttgtcaattttttttacttaaaattatttttttatatatattttctgattgttttgatatgtttccaagcaaaaattattttaaaaaacaaccactatcaaACTTCCGAACACTCCTTTATTCGAGGGTTCGTATAGGATTGGTGGCCCATTAATTTGTGTGCCAATGATTTTGATGGAACTTGACCTGTGTTTTTCGGCAAAACTTGGTGACGAGTGTTGCAAGCCCCAAGCTCAGTCCGGGTTCATTACTGGTGTGACCAATCTGGCCCAAGAGTAAGGGGCTAAACCTGGACTTATGCAATACCAATAACAACGAAGAGGGCAATCCCTGCGAGTACTGGAACTGCCCTTCATGGGAAGAAACTAAAGAGAGAATggaaatataattgattctctGTTTATTTCGTGATAAACAAGAACAGCATATGTACAGCATATATATACAATTAGATCCACTATACTAGGAGATATTCTAAGAGTTATTATAGGAGATAAACATTCAATCCCATTGATTACATCATATCATCTAATTATTCGGGATTCTTTCCCTCAatactccccctcaagttggagtGTATATTGATCACTCCCAACTTGCCTAGTAATGTGGCAAACTGGTTCGAACTCAGTGGCTTTGTGAATATGTCTGCTGGTTGCTCCTTGGTCCCTATGTGTTCTGGTTTAACCAATTCTTTTTGCACTTTGTCTCGCACCACATGGCAATCTATTTCTatatgtttggttttttcatgaAAGACAGGATTGGAGGCTATATGTATTGCTGCCTTATTGTCGCAGAACAATTTAACTAGCTGCTCAAGCTTAACATTCAAATCCTTTAAAATGTATAGCAACCACATTATTTCACAGCACGTAGTGGCCATGGAA is a window encoding:
- the LOC112324010 gene encoding wax ester synthase/diacylglycerol acyltransferase 11, whose translation is MCTSQNRQLPTKLNSTVPLLSTSPMAPPESDSVEPVTPAGRLFLLPEMNTVIHCVFGVKNKIDIDSTRSVIKNSLMLKHPRFCSLLVRDKNGREHWKKTDIDIDQHFIIVNKKTCTDDDDDDDDDVDKAVNEYIADLSVSTPLDMNKPLWEVHVMLEKKCVIMRIHHALGDGISLMSMFLASCRTASDPEAIPTLVTGRRPDCGKEGKQQDWRGVILRLLKMVWFGMAFSLEFVLRFLWVSDKKTVISGGDGVELWPRKLATAKFLIEDMKTVKGAVANATINDVLFGVISSGLSRYLDHRSPEALKEGQQITGMAMVNLREQLSMQDLSEMLKNNSGSQSRWGNRFGFILLPVFYRKSDVDPLQHVGRAKTMVDRKKKTLEAHFAYHIGHLAMSLLGPKAAYVLNYRVLCNTTFTFSNVVGPQEVVTMSGNPVKFLRVNTSSIPHALTMHMVSYAGRADMQIMVAKDIIPDPEFLAKCFEDALFEMKEAAAATV